The following DNA comes from Dehalococcoidales bacterium.
GCCAGTATGTTTACCGTGACCACCTTTACCCAGGGATTGGTGCTGATGGGTCTGGCGGGGCTGGGAATGGGCTGTCTGATGCCGTCGACGACCAAGGCTGTGCTGGAGTGGTTCCCATTAAAGGAGAGAGCCACGGCTATGGGAGTCAAGCAAACGGCGCTCAATGTCGGTGGGATAATCACGGCAACTACTTTACCGGCAGTGGCGCTGGCCGTGGGCTGGCGCTACGGTTTTCTGGGACTTGGTTTTATCGCGGTAGTAATCGGCGTTGTCTCATTTGTGCTTTATAAACCACCCCCACAGGATGTTAACCCCGTAACTGCTAAACCGGCTGTTGATTCTGAAGCACAGGTGAGCGTACGGGAGATTTTCAGGGGTCGTGAAATCTGGCTGGTCATGTTTGCCGGTTTTTTCATGGCTTTCGTTGAATTCTCGGCGATGGCGCACTTCGTGCTTTACTCGGAAGAGGTGCTTCTGCTTCCCGTGATAACGGCCGGATTTTTGCTGGCCTCGTTAGAAGGCAGCGGCGCTTTTGGCCGCCTGCTCTCAGGGCTGGTAAGCGACCGCCTCTGGCATGGAAAAAGGAAAGGGCTTTTTATCTTAATGAGCGGTATCACCGCCGCTGTTGGTCTGGTCTTTGTCTTCCTCGGACCGGGTAGCTCGCTGGGGGTAATAGTCCTCCTCTGCCTAATCCTGGGATTTGCCGGTATCGGCTGGGCTGGCCTGTACCTGACGCTGGTCGGAGAGATGGCCGGTAAAAAGCTGGCGGGAACGGTAACCGGAATGGCGGCCACAATCACTATCATTGGCAGCATTACAGGGCCGCCAATCTTCGGTCACCTTGTTGACATAACAGGTTCATACCGGATTGCCTGGCAGCTACTGGTATTGATGGCGGTGATTGCGACTGCCCTGCTGGTGTTTGTGCGGGAAGGAAAAAGAAGGATGTGAGTTTTGCCAGGGCTACTCCGTCATGCTGCTGAGGTGCTTTTCCGACTGCGAGAAGCGCGAGGAAGATAAGTAGAAAGTTGTCAAGAGGTTGTACAGTCGTTATAATTGGCGTGTGAAGGTGAAAAAGCTGCACACTTGGGAGATTGGTATTGACCGGGCTACGGAGTTACAGCGGCAGCTGGCAATCCAGGTGTCCGGAAAGAGCGAGGTTTTTACTCCTCGCTTTATCGGCGGGGTGGATTTAGCTGTTGGGAAGGCACGGGAGATGGCTACCGCGGCGGTGATTGTGCTGAGCTATCCCGACCTTAAACTGGTAGAAACAAGAGTGGTCCGTGGCAAGCTCGCCTTTCCTTATGTTCCGGGTTATCTGTCTTTTCGGGAAGCACCGCTGGTCCTGGCAGCCTGTGAAGAACTGAATATTACCCCTGATTTGTTTTTTGTTGACGGTCAGGGGGTTGCCCACCCGCGACGGCTGGGACTGGCCTCTCATCTGGGGCTTTTCCTCGATACACCGGCAATCGGTTGTGCCAAATCCCTGCTCTGCGGTCATTATGAAGAGCCTGGAGTTGAGCCGGGCAGCTATGCGGAGATAATCGATAGGGGTGAGGTTGTAGGAGCGGCTCTACGAACCAGACCTGGGGTAAAGCCTGTCTATATTTCCATAGGTCACAAGATTGATTTGAAAACGGCTATCTACTGGACGCTGGCGTGCTGCCGGGGTTATCGTTTACCGGAGCCAGCACGGCTGGCCCACCTGGCGGCGGGAGGCGCTCTTAAATCAGGGCAGGAGATGAGAGCGCTCGAACCAGCGTATCACGGGAAATAGTATGGCCGGTTATAGTAGTGCCTTTGAGCTTTTCAAGGGCGTTTGAGGAGGTCGCCAGTGCAGGAACTTAAAGACAAATTGACAGACTTGCGGACCAGGATTTCTATTGCTCTGGTGCATCTTTGACATTACATCACGGGAACAAGAGATTGCCGGACTGGAAAGAGAGTCGGCTCAAGCTGAGTTTTGGTCAGACCGGAATAAAGCGCAGAGGGTAATGCAAAAAATAGCCGGACAGAAAAAGCTGGTTGAAAGCTGGCGGGGTCTGGAGAAAAAAGGGGCTGATATTGCCGAATTAATTACTCTTCTTGAGGAAGAAGGGGACAGTTCACTTGCGGCGGGGGTTCAATCTGAGATTGAGCAGCTTGCCTCCAGTCTTGACGAACTGGAACTGGAGATGGCTTTCAGCAGTGAATACGATGTCAGGAATGCTATCCTGACCATCCACGCCGGTGCTGGGGGCACCGAATCCCAGGACTGGGCGGAGATGTTGATGAGAATGTATCTGCGCTGGGCGGAACGCAGCGGTTATAAAACTGAAGTGCTGGAGGTTTCACCGGGGGAGGGAGCCGGAATAAAAAGTGCCACCATTGGGATTAGCGGGGACTATGCTTTCGGCTATCTGAAATCGGAACACGGCGTCCACCGCCTGGTGCGTCTCTCTCCTTTCGATGCCGACCACGCTCGGCACACTTCTTTTGCTCTGGTGGAAGTTATGCCGGAAGCCGAGGTCGGGGTTGATGTCAAGATAGAGCCTGACGAATTGAGGGTTGATGTATTCCGGTCGAGCGGGCCGGGGGGACAGCACATGCAGAAAACGAGCAGTGCGGTAAGGATAACCCATCTGCCAACAGGGTTAGCGGTACACTGCCAGAGCGAACGCTCCCAGCACCAGAACAAGGATATTGCCATGAGGATCCTGCAAGCGCGTCTGCTGGAGTTACAGTTGAGCAAGCAGGCTGAGGAGAGGGCTAAGCTTAAGGGAGAGCGGATCAGCGCTGGCTGGGGCAACCAGATTAGAAGTTATGTGCTCCATCCTTATAAGATGGTAAAAGACCACCGGACTGATTATCAGACCGGTGATCCAGATGCCGTACTGGATGGAGACCTCGGTGGTTTCATCACCGCGTATCTCAGGTCTATGGTAGGTAAGAATGAATAAAAAGTTCGGCGCATTAGCTCTGTTTCTTTCGCTGCTCCTGGCTTTACCGGGTTCAAGCCTGGTGCAGGCTCAGGGTGGACTAACCGTGTTAGAGAACTCGGCGGTGGCGGAGTTTCCGCTTAAGCTTCACTTCAATCTATCCGCCGAGAGTGATGTCAATATTACTGACATCCGTCTGCACTATACTGTTGACCGTGACAGCTTTGCCGATGTCACCAGTGAAGTATATGTCGAATTCATACCGGCTACCACTGTTGATGTTCAATGGACCTGGGATATGAGGAGGACCGGTGGAATGCCTACCGGGTCTACTGTGGAGTACTGGTGGACGGTCACGGATGCCGGGGGTGACAGAGAGGAAACCGCGCCGGTGGTAGTTAATTTTGATGACGAGCGTTATCCCTGGAAGAGCTTGACTGAGGGGAAAGTGACGATATACTGGTACCGGGGAGACCTGTCTTTTGCCCGGGAGATAATGCTGGCGGCTCAAGGGGCGCTGATCCGGCTGGAGGAGGACACCGGCGCCTTTCTGAAAAAGCCGGTCAAGATATATATTTATGCGGACCCCCGTGACCTGCAGGGCGCGATGATTTTTCCCCAGGAATGGACGGGAGGTGTGGCCTTCAGCCGTTATGGTATCATCGCTATCGGTATCTCCTCGAACAATCTGGAGTGGGGAAAGAGGGCGACTATCCATGAGCTGACGCATCTGGTTGTCCACCAGATGACTTTTAATCCGTATGGAGGACTACCGGTCTGGCTAAATGAAGGTCTGGCAATGTATGCTGAAGGGCAACTGGAGCCGGGGCATGTTGCGCTTCTCAAGAATGCCCTGACTGAAGATAAACTTATTTCAGTGCGCAGTCTGGCCAGTCCCTTTTCTTCTTACGCTCAGGAAGCTAATCTGTCCTATGCCCAGAGTTACAGCCTGGTCGAGTTTCTCGTTCGTAATTACGGGCAAAGTCAGATGCTCGAGATGTTGAACGCTTTCAGTCAGGGTAGCAACTATGATGACGCCCTGACTGAAGTCTATGGTTTCGATATGGACGGACTGGATGCTTTATGGAGAGAGTACGTTACCCGGCAATACCAGCCGGCACCGGTGACCACCGGGGTATCACCGGTGATAATCACATCATCTACCAGGCTGGCGGGTAAGCTTTTGCCTGACCTGTGGCCTGCGGTTCTGAGTTTGCTAAACGGGAGAACGGGTGAAAAAGTCATTTACAATCCATGATTTGCCTGTCTCGGAGCGGCCCAGGGAAAGATTGCAGCGGTTTGGCGTGGAGGCATTATCCGCCCAGGAGATACTGTCCCTGTTGCTGGGCCGCGGCATCGCCGGTGAGTCAGTCACGGTAACGGCGCAGCGGTTGTTAAGCCAGTTCGGCGGACTCAAGGGGATTGCTGGTGCCACGGTGGAGGAGCTGGCCGGGGTGAGGGGTATCGGCCCTGCCAAGGCGGCCCAGATTAAAGCCGCCTTTGAGCTGGCTAACCGCACGGATGGCGCTGTGGAACCTGAGGCAAAGCTGCCCGTGAAGACCCCGGATGACGTGGCGAATCTGGTCAGGGGCAGACTAAAGGGTAAAAAGAAAGAGCATTTTCTGGCCCTTTTGCTGGATACCAGGGGGCAGGTGATAAAGGTCGCCGAGATTTCAGTTGGCAGTCTGGATACCAGTATTGTTCATCCCCGGGAAGTATTCAAAGAGGCGGTTGCCGGCAGCGCGGCTTCGGTCATCTTCGTGCATAATCATCCGTCGGGTAACCCGGAGGCTTCAGAAGATGATGTAAAGCTGACCAAAAGGCTGGCTGAAGCCGGTGAGATTATGGGTATTGACGTCCTGGACCATGTCATCGTCTGTGATAAAGACTATTTGAGCCTGAAGGATAAGGGCTTGTTTTAATGGTGGTTTCTGTAACAGCTATTTTCGAAAATATACCGCTTTGTCCCGGTTGCCCTGACTCTTGTCTGATTGTTATAATGGTGTTAACCGGAAGCGTGAAGAGGTAATAGCTTCGGGTATGTCC
Coding sequences within:
- the nfi gene encoding deoxyribonuclease V (cleaves DNA at apurinic or apyrimidinic sites), translated to MKKLHTWEIGIDRATELQRQLAIQVSGKSEVFTPRFIGGVDLAVGKAREMATAAVIVLSYPDLKLVETRVVRGKLAFPYVPGYLSFREAPLVLAACEELNITPDLFFVDGQGVAHPRRLGLASHLGLFLDTPAIGCAKSLLCGHYEEPGVEPGSYAEIIDRGEVVGAALRTRPGVKPVYISIGHKIDLKTAIYWTLACCRGYRLPEPARLAHLAAGGALKSGQEMRALEPAYHGK
- the prfB gene encoding peptide chain release factor 2 (programmed frameshift), with protein sequence MQELKDKLTDLRTRISIALVHLDITSREQEIAGLERESAQAEFWSDRNKAQRVMQKIAGQKKLVESWRGLEKKGADIAELITLLEEEGDSSLAAGVQSEIEQLASSLDELELEMAFSSEYDVRNAILTIHAGAGGTESQDWAEMLMRMYLRWAERSGYKTEVLEVSPGEGAGIKSATIGISGDYAFGYLKSEHGVHRLVRLSPFDADHARHTSFALVEVMPEAEVGVDVKIEPDELRVDVFRSSGPGGQHMQKTSSAVRITHLPTGLAVHCQSERSQHQNKDIAMRILQARLLELQLSKQAEERAKLKGERISAGWGNQIRSYVLHPYKMVKDHRTDYQTGDPDAVLDGDLGGFITAYLRSMVGKNE
- a CDS encoding peptidase MA family metallohydrolase codes for the protein MNKKFGALALFLSLLLALPGSSLVQAQGGLTVLENSAVAEFPLKLHFNLSAESDVNITDIRLHYTVDRDSFADVTSEVYVEFIPATTVDVQWTWDMRRTGGMPTGSTVEYWWTVTDAGGDREETAPVVVNFDDERYPWKSLTEGKVTIYWYRGDLSFAREIMLAAQGALIRLEEDTGAFLKKPVKIYIYADPRDLQGAMIFPQEWTGGVAFSRYGIIAIGISSNNLEWGKRATIHELTHLVVHQMTFNPYGGLPVWLNEGLAMYAEGQLEPGHVALLKNALTEDKLISVRSLASPFSSYAQEANLSYAQSYSLVEFLVRNYGQSQMLEMLNAFSQGSNYDDALTEVYGFDMDGLDALWREYVTRQYQPAPVTTGVSPVIITSSTRLAGKLLPDLWPAVLSLLNGRTGEKVIYNP
- the radC gene encoding DNA repair protein RadC; its protein translation is MKKSFTIHDLPVSERPRERLQRFGVEALSAQEILSLLLGRGIAGESVTVTAQRLLSQFGGLKGIAGATVEELAGVRGIGPAKAAQIKAAFELANRTDGAVEPEAKLPVKTPDDVANLVRGRLKGKKKEHFLALLLDTRGQVIKVAEISVGSLDTSIVHPREVFKEAVAGSAASVIFVHNHPSGNPEASEDDVKLTKRLAEAGEIMGIDVLDHVIVCDKDYLSLKDKGLF